The proteins below are encoded in one region of Micromonospora yangpuensis:
- a CDS encoding PAC2 family protein has translation MTEFDGLPVLRSPVAVAAFEGWNDAADASTAVVEHLEQVWQARQVTELDPEEFYDFQVSRPTVTMTAGETRRVQWPTTRFMVASPEGTERDVVLIRGIEPSMRWRTFCEQVLEICHSLEVERVVLLGALLADVPYTRPLPISGSASDAGAAERFQLTPTRYDGPTGIVGVLHEACARAEVDAVSFWVHVPHYANNPPCPKATLALLHRVEEVLDLPVPMADLAEEAAEWEQRVRSAAEQDAELGEYVRELEERVGDAGITPLTGDEIAQEFEKYLRRRGGSAGPTAGSW, from the coding sequence GTGACCGAGTTCGACGGACTGCCGGTGCTGCGGTCCCCGGTGGCGGTCGCCGCCTTCGAGGGCTGGAACGACGCCGCCGACGCCTCCACCGCCGTGGTCGAACACCTGGAGCAGGTCTGGCAGGCCCGGCAGGTCACCGAGCTGGACCCGGAGGAGTTCTACGACTTCCAGGTCAGCCGGCCGACGGTGACCATGACCGCCGGCGAGACCCGGCGGGTGCAGTGGCCGACCACCCGGTTCATGGTGGCCAGCCCCGAGGGCACCGAGCGCGACGTGGTGCTGATCCGGGGCATCGAGCCGAGCATGCGCTGGCGGACCTTCTGCGAGCAGGTGCTGGAGATCTGCCACAGCCTTGAGGTGGAGCGGGTGGTGCTGCTCGGCGCGCTGCTGGCCGACGTGCCGTACACCCGGCCGTTGCCGATCAGCGGCAGCGCCTCGGACGCCGGGGCCGCCGAACGTTTCCAGCTCACCCCCACCCGGTACGACGGGCCGACCGGCATCGTCGGGGTGCTGCACGAGGCCTGCGCCCGCGCCGAGGTCGACGCGGTGTCGTTCTGGGTGCACGTGCCGCACTACGCCAACAACCCGCCCTGCCCGAAGGCCACTTTGGCGCTGCTGCACCGGGTCGAGGAGGTGCTCGACCTGCCGGTGCCGATGGCCGACCTGGCCGAGGAGGCCGCCGAGTGGGAGCAGCGGGTCCGCAGTGCCGCCGAGCAGGACGCCGAGCTGGGCGAGTACGTCCGGGAGCTGGAGGAACGGGTCGGCGACGCCGGCATCACCCCGCTGACCGGTGACGAGATCGCCCAGGAGTTCGAGAAGTACCTGCGCCGCCGGGGCGGCTCCGCCGGCCCCACCGCCGGCTCCTGGTAG
- the metH gene encoding methionine synthase → MQTSLLDALTSRILVADGAMGTMLQAADLTLDDFEGLEGCNEILNVTRPDVVRGVHEAYLAAGADLVETNTFGANLANLAEYDIPQRIRELSAAGARIAREAADAYGTPERPRFVLGSIGPGTKLPTLGHAPYATLRDAYQENAAGLIEGGSDALIIETCQDLLQVKAAVVGSKRAMAQLGRTVPIICHVAVETTGTMLVGSEIGAALAAIEPLGVDLIGLNCSTGPAEMGEHLRYLSQHSRIAVSVMPNAGLPVLTADGAYFPLSPVELADALERFVTEYGVALVGGCCGTTPEHIRVLAERMAGLAPTPRDPRPEAGVSSIYHPVPFAQDASVLMVGERTNANGSKAFRESMLAADWQACVEVARGQARDGSHVLDLCVDYVGRDGTQDMRELAGRFATASTLPIMLDSTEPQVIEAGLEMLGGRCVVNSVNFEDGDGPESRYGRVMPVIREHGAAVVVMCIDEEGQARTAADKVRIAARTIDDLTGRWGMALPDIMIDTLTFPISTGQEETRRDAIETIEAIREIARRYPGINFTLGISNISFGLNPAARQVLNSVFLHECVQAGLTSAIVHASKILPMSKIPDEQREVALDMVYDRRREGYDPLQRFIDLFEGVDAASARATRAEELAALPLEERLKRRIVDGERNGLEADLDAAMAGGRTPLSIINDLLLDGMKVVGELFGSGQMQLPFVLQSAEVMKTAVAYLEPHMETAEDGGKGRIVLATVRGDVHDIGKNLVDIILSNNGYEVVNIGIKQPINAILEAAEEHRADAIGMSGLLVKSTVIMKENLAEMASRGVAERWPVLLGGAALTRSYVEDDLRAMFPGQVHYARDAFEGLSLMDRVMAAKRGGAPVVDPEREAALAARRARRERQRTVVREALPELDDASVRSDVATDVTVPAPPFFGTRVVKGVPLADYASLLDERATFLGQWGLRGSRGGQGPSYEELVETEGRPRLRYWLDRLIADKVLEAAVVYGYFPAYSEGNDLVVLDENGHAERARFSFPRQRQERRLCLADFFKPKGDQPDVVALQLVTVGQPISEYTAKMFAANEYRDYLEVHGLSVQLTEALAEYWHRRIRTELTLPGGRSVAADDPGDLAGLLRTDYRGCRYAFGYPACPDLEDRAKIVDLLGAERIGVELSEEFQLVPEQATDAIVVHHPEASYFNAK, encoded by the coding sequence GTGCAGACTTCGTTGCTCGACGCGCTGACCAGTCGGATTCTCGTCGCCGATGGCGCGATGGGCACCATGTTGCAGGCAGCCGACCTGACCCTGGACGACTTCGAGGGGCTGGAGGGCTGCAACGAGATCCTCAACGTCACCCGCCCGGACGTGGTGCGGGGCGTGCACGAGGCGTACCTCGCCGCCGGGGCGGACCTGGTCGAGACCAACACCTTCGGCGCCAACCTGGCCAACCTCGCCGAGTACGACATCCCGCAGCGCATCCGGGAGCTGTCGGCGGCCGGGGCGCGCATCGCCCGGGAGGCCGCCGACGCGTACGGCACGCCGGAGCGCCCCCGGTTCGTGCTCGGCTCGATCGGCCCCGGCACCAAGCTGCCCACCCTCGGTCACGCCCCGTACGCCACGCTGCGCGACGCGTACCAGGAGAACGCCGCCGGTCTGATCGAGGGTGGCTCGGACGCGCTGATCATCGAGACCTGTCAGGACCTGCTCCAGGTCAAGGCCGCCGTGGTCGGCTCGAAGCGGGCGATGGCCCAGCTCGGCCGGACGGTGCCGATCATCTGCCACGTGGCCGTGGAGACCACCGGCACGATGCTGGTGGGCAGCGAGATCGGGGCGGCGCTGGCGGCGATCGAGCCGCTGGGGGTGGACCTGATCGGGTTGAACTGCTCGACCGGCCCGGCCGAGATGGGCGAGCACCTGCGCTACCTGTCCCAGCACTCGCGGATCGCGGTGTCGGTGATGCCGAACGCGGGCCTGCCGGTGCTGACCGCCGACGGCGCGTACTTCCCGTTGAGCCCGGTGGAGCTGGCCGACGCCCTGGAGCGGTTCGTCACCGAGTACGGGGTGGCGCTGGTCGGCGGTTGTTGCGGCACCACGCCGGAGCACATCCGGGTGCTGGCCGAGCGGATGGCCGGGCTCGCCCCGACGCCCCGCGACCCGCGCCCCGAGGCCGGGGTCTCCTCGATCTACCACCCGGTGCCGTTCGCTCAGGACGCCTCGGTGCTCATGGTGGGGGAACGGACCAACGCCAACGGCTCCAAGGCGTTCCGGGAGTCGATGCTGGCCGCCGACTGGCAGGCCTGTGTGGAGGTCGCCCGGGGCCAGGCCCGCGACGGCTCGCACGTGCTGGACCTCTGCGTCGACTACGTCGGCCGGGACGGCACCCAGGACATGCGGGAGCTGGCCGGCCGGTTCGCCACCGCCTCGACCCTGCCGATCATGCTGGACTCCACCGAGCCGCAGGTCATCGAGGCCGGGCTGGAGATGCTCGGTGGCCGGTGCGTGGTCAACTCGGTCAACTTCGAGGACGGCGACGGACCGGAGTCCCGGTACGGCCGGGTGATGCCGGTGATCCGCGAGCACGGCGCGGCCGTCGTGGTGATGTGCATCGACGAGGAGGGCCAGGCCCGTACGGCGGCGGACAAGGTCCGGATCGCCGCCCGGACCATCGACGACCTGACCGGCCGCTGGGGCATGGCCCTGCCCGACATCATGATCGACACGCTGACCTTTCCGATCTCCACCGGCCAGGAGGAGACCCGCCGCGACGCCATCGAGACCATCGAGGCGATCCGGGAGATCGCCCGCCGGTACCCGGGGATCAACTTCACCCTGGGCATCTCGAACATCTCCTTCGGGCTGAACCCGGCGGCCCGGCAGGTGCTCAACTCGGTCTTCCTGCACGAGTGCGTCCAGGCCGGACTGACCTCGGCGATCGTGCACGCCAGCAAGATCCTGCCGATGTCGAAGATCCCCGACGAGCAGCGCGAGGTCGCCCTCGACATGGTCTACGACCGCCGCCGCGAGGGCTACGACCCGTTGCAGCGGTTCATCGACCTCTTCGAGGGCGTCGACGCCGCCTCGGCGCGGGCCACCCGGGCCGAGGAGCTGGCGGCGCTGCCGTTGGAGGAGCGGCTCAAGCGGCGGATCGTCGACGGTGAGCGCAACGGCCTGGAGGCCGACCTGGACGCGGCGATGGCCGGTGGGCGTACCCCGTTGTCGATCATCAACGACCTGTTGCTGGACGGCATGAAGGTCGTCGGCGAGCTGTTCGGGTCGGGCCAGATGCAGTTGCCGTTCGTGTTGCAGTCGGCCGAGGTGATGAAGACCGCGGTGGCCTACCTGGAGCCGCACATGGAGACCGCCGAGGACGGCGGCAAGGGCCGCATCGTGCTGGCCACCGTCCGGGGCGACGTGCACGACATCGGCAAGAACCTGGTCGACATCATCCTGAGCAACAACGGCTACGAGGTCGTCAACATCGGTATCAAGCAGCCGATCAACGCGATCCTGGAGGCCGCCGAGGAACACCGCGCCGACGCGATCGGGATGTCCGGGCTGCTGGTCAAGAGCACCGTCATCATGAAGGAGAACCTCGCCGAGATGGCCTCCCGGGGCGTCGCCGAGCGCTGGCCGGTGCTGCTCGGCGGGGCCGCGCTCACCCGCTCCTACGTCGAGGACGACCTGCGGGCCATGTTCCCGGGGCAGGTGCACTACGCCCGGGACGCCTTCGAGGGGTTGTCCCTGATGGACCGGGTGATGGCCGCCAAGCGCGGCGGCGCGCCGGTGGTCGACCCCGAACGGGAGGCCGCCCTGGCCGCCCGGCGGGCCCGCCGGGAACGCCAGCGCACCGTGGTCCGCGAGGCGCTGCCCGAGCTGGACGACGCCTCGGTCCGCTCCGACGTGGCCACCGACGTCACCGTGCCCGCCCCGCCGTTCTTCGGCACCCGGGTGGTCAAGGGGGTGCCGCTGGCCGACTACGCGTCGCTGCTGGACGAGCGGGCCACCTTCCTCGGCCAGTGGGGGCTGCGCGGCTCCCGGGGCGGCCAGGGCCCGTCGTACGAGGAGCTGGTGGAGACCGAGGGGCGGCCCCGGCTGCGGTACTGGCTGGACCGGCTGATCGCCGACAAGGTGCTGGAGGCGGCCGTGGTCTACGGCTACTTCCCGGCCTACTCCGAGGGCAACGACCTGGTGGTGCTGGACGAGAACGGTCACGCCGAGCGGGCCCGCTTTTCCTTCCCCCGGCAGCGCCAGGAGCGGCGGCTCTGCCTGGCCGACTTCTTCAAGCCCAAGGGCGACCAGCCGGACGTGGTGGCCCTGCAGCTGGTCACCGTCGGCCAGCCGATCAGCGAGTACACCGCGAAGATGTTCGCCGCCAACGAGTACCGCGACTACCTGGAGGTGCACGGTCTGTCCGTGCAGCTGACCGAGGCTCTCGCCGAGTACTGGCACCGCCGGATCCGCACCGAGCTGACCCTGCCCGGCGGGCGTAGCGTGGCCGCCGACGACCCGGGTGACCTGGCCGGCCTGCTGCGCACCGACTACCGGGGCTGCCGGTACGCGTTCGGTTACCCGGCCTGCCCCGACCTGGAGGACCGCGCGAAGATCGTGGACCTGCTGGGCGCGGAGCGCATCGGCGTGGAGCTGTCCGAGGAGTTCCAGCTGGTCCCGGAGCAGGCCACCGACGCCATCGTCGTCCACCACCCCGAAGCCAGCTACTTCAACGCCAAATAG
- a CDS encoding GntR family transcriptional regulator — protein sequence MQINPGAAEFPHRQIAAQLKAQVRRGDWAPGERLPSIPAIAEMFGVAKQTVQRAVDQLRVEGILITKPGSGTYVRGTRRRLNRLSRGRYGGFRGYHTDLAARYRQQLVSVGRAPAPPEVADAFGVADGTDLLCRRHLVRTEDSPVEVGASWFLPTDTAGTSLERTEAFGRPLYQEAEEATGRRYVTATDTITARQPSREEAETLQIRPDTPVLHLLHVAYDERRKPVEVAQATWPGPMTTLTEEYQVPAPAADPDPDPGLVLG from the coding sequence ATGCAGATCAATCCGGGGGCCGCCGAGTTCCCGCACCGGCAGATCGCCGCGCAGCTCAAGGCGCAGGTTCGCCGGGGCGACTGGGCGCCGGGCGAACGCCTGCCGTCCATCCCGGCCATCGCCGAGATGTTCGGCGTGGCCAAGCAGACCGTGCAGCGCGCCGTCGACCAGCTGCGGGTCGAGGGCATCCTGATCACCAAGCCCGGCTCCGGTACGTACGTCAGGGGCACCCGCCGTCGCCTCAACCGACTCTCCCGGGGCCGCTACGGCGGCTTCCGCGGCTACCACACCGACCTGGCCGCCCGGTACCGCCAACAGCTCGTCTCGGTCGGCCGGGCCCCCGCCCCACCGGAGGTGGCCGACGCGTTCGGCGTCGCCGACGGCACCGACCTGCTCTGCCGCCGACACCTGGTGCGCACCGAGGACTCCCCGGTCGAGGTGGGCGCGAGCTGGTTCCTGCCCACCGACACCGCCGGCACCTCGCTGGAGCGCACCGAGGCGTTCGGCCGGCCGCTCTACCAGGAGGCCGAGGAGGCCACCGGCCGCCGGTACGTCACCGCCACCGACACCATCACCGCCCGGCAGCCCAGCCGGGAGGAGGCCGAGACCCTGCAGATCCGCCCGGACACCCCGGTGCTGCACCTGCTGCACGTGGCCTACGACGAGCGGCGCAAACCGGTCGAGGTCGCCCAGGCCACCTGGCCCGGACCGATGACCACCCTGACCGAGGAGTACCAGGTCCCGGCCCCCGCCGCCGACCCGGACCCGGACCCGGGACTGGTCCTCGGCTGA